The genomic segment ATTAATCTCAAGATCAAACTATAACAGACCTTCGTTTTTAACCGCGCTGAGTCTCCGCCTTTAATAAGGCGGGGGCTTTTTTTGCAGACAAGCCAATCTAAATTTATCCGATCTTGTCGTTCAAACCGGGCCCATGGGCGCATAGGCTAGAGCAGTACGCCGTACGGTCTAGCCTAAGGAGGAATCCGCGTGTACGACAACCAGTGGAGGGAATGGCACCCTTATGTCAGCCCCGACGATCCGTGTCCCCCCGTGCCGGTAAAGAGGTATATCGTGCCGCCCAATCAGTACATTTATTTTCAACCCTCGAATTTGCCCCAATTTCCCCTCGACGAAGCTCTGTTCAGAGGTACGCTGTGGCCCGCGTTGTATAGTCCGTATACGTCGCGCTGCAACCGCAAAGGAGGCTGATGGGCGTGGCCGACAGAGAAGAAGCCGTGAACCGGAACATTGAAAATACTTATGCGCAGCATGCGCCGCAGCGAGGGGGAGAGGCTTACAAGCGGGACCTGCTGGAGATCCAGAAGGTCGACTTCGCGCTGGTGGAGCTTAATTTGTTCCTCGACACGCATCCGGCCGACCTGCAGGCGCTTCAGCAGTTCAATCAGCTTGCGCAGTTGCGCAAGCAATTGATGGCCTCGTTCGAGCAAAAGTACGGGCCGCAGATGGGGTTCGGGAACAGCTTCAGCCGCTATCCCTGGCAGTGGATCGATACGCCGTGGCCGTGGCAAGTGTAGAAGAGGGGGCGCGATATGTGGGTTTATGAGAAAAAGCTGCAGTATCCCGTCAAGGTCGGGAAATGCGATATCCGTATGGCGCGTTATTTGTCCGAGCAATACGGCGGTGCCGACGGAGAGCTCTCGGCCGCGCTTCGGTACCTCAATCAGCGCTATACGATTCCAGACAAGGTTATCGGCCTGCTGACGGACATCGGCACGGAGGAGTTTGCCCATCTCGAGATGATCGCGACCATGATTTATAAGCTCACCAAGGACGCGTCCGTCGAGCAGTTGGAGGCGGCGGGGCTGGGACCGCATTTTGCCAACCACGACAGCGCCCTATTCTACGAAAACGCCGGCGGCGTACCGTGGACGGCGACCTACATACAGGCGAAGGGCGATCCGATCGCCGACTTGTATGAGGATATCGCCGCAGAGGAAAAAGCGAGGGCGACCTATCAATGGCTCATCGATATGACGGATGACGTCGATATCCAGGACAGCCTGAAGTTCCTTCGCGAGCGGGAGATCATTCACTCGCTGCGGTTCCGCGAGGCGGTCGAGATCATCAAGGCGGACCGGGAGCAGAAGAAGATTTATTGAATTCAAGGTCCGGCGCAGGATCGGTGGCCATTGTGATTGGTTATCGGACCTGCGTCTTTGGTCATGTAAGTAAACTTTATCGGGACGCTGGCCTAGATAGAATGGAGTCGACCCTGAAACGACAGAGGGAAACTTCATCTACCAAGATTAATCTACCGGGCGCCGAACATTTTCATGAGGAGCGAGTGCAAAAAAAAAGCGGAGTCATGGACTGAAGTAAAAGTCCGAGACTACCGCTGTTTAATTGATGCATTTTTCCATTTATGCGATCTGCATAATAACAAGGTGTGCGGAATCGGGCCTCGTTCCTCCAGCTAACGGAGTAATAGTGAGTGCCGTGGAGTTGCCTGCCGGATTTCGAACCGTGAGAACAGAATTAATGACGGTGGTTTGTACAAGTGCCATTCCTACGATTTGAGAAGTTCCTGTCGCACGTCCGACTACCGTATAGGCCAGATCTGCACCGTTTAATGTTAATAGCAGTTGACCGGCTTCGTTAACATTCACCTGAAACAATACCTGATAAGTGCCAATCGCAGCCAAGTTAAATGAGCTGGCATTAATGCGGGTAATCTGAGTCCCGCTGACGGGACCATCTTGCGGAAAACTTACATCCGTATTAGGAGCGACTGTTGCTGCATTATCAGGCGGCATTAAGGCAAAAAAATCTGCAAATCCTAAAACCGATCCCGCCGGTCCTGCCGGTCCTACTGCTCCTGCAGGCCCTGCCGGTCCTACTGCTCCTGCAGGCCCTGCCGGTCCCGCCGGTCCCGCCGGTCCAACAGCTCCTGCCGGTCCCGCCGGTCCAACAGCTCCTGCCGGTCCCGCCGGTCCTGTCAATCCAGCTGCGCCGATGGCTCCCGCGAGTCCTGCGATGCCCTGTGGTCCGAGCGCTCCTGCGATTCCTTGCGGCCCGAGAGCGCCAATCGCCCCAATAATTCCTGCTGCTCCTTGCGGCCCCAATGCCCCTGCGAGTCCTTGGGGTCCGAGCTCGCCAATCGCGCCTACAAGCCCTGCAATACCTTGTGGTCCCAGCGCTCCAGCAATTCCTTGAGGTCCAAGAGCGCCGATCGCTCCAACTATTCCTGCTGCTCCCTGCGGCCCTAGCGCTCCAGCAAGTCCTTGAGGTCCAATTTCCGTGATGGCTTCCGCAAGTCCTTGAAGCAATACGCGTCCTTCAGGCGGAGGACACCTTTTACAAACGATCTTTTTGGCTACTCGAACGTGATGTTTCTTTTTTTTCTTTTTCGGAGGACACACCGTTACGGTTTTCTTTTTGCACCGTTTTTTTACATCGGGACAACTCATCACGACACCTCCCCATTAAGATTGTTCAGTGTACGTGCGTTTATTTTTTAGGCATGGACGAATAGCCTGCTATCCGCTAGACAAAGAACTATTTTTAGCAAAATGGGTTTATTCCAGCCTTCCTGTTTTTTTATCGGCCCCGACAATGGGCTTGGCCTTATACCGAGCAATGTCTAATACTGATACGTTATAGGAGCCAAGGAGTTTGCCCATCTCGAGATGATCGCGACCATGATTTATAAGCTCACCAAGGGCGCGTCCGTCGAGCAGCTGGAGGCGGCGGGACTGGGACCGCATTGCCAATCAAGATAGTGCGTTGTTTTGGGGGATTGTTCGTGCGCTTTGCGGACAGCCTTTAGTTCAAAGGTCCTGATGCTTTTGTCATTTATTTGTCATCGGGAGATGGTATAGTAGGTTCATACGTCTTGAAAATCTTGTAAAGGATGGGACATGTATTGCCCTACTACTACTTTCATGAAGTGTGGACGCCGCTGAAGCTGTTCGGGATCCGGCTGTACCGCGACGAGGAGCGCGCGTTATGGATTAAGGCATGGCATGCGAAAAAGAGAAAGCTTCGCAATCCTGCCGGTGAGCGCGCTTCCCGTTAATATCGATGATCGTTAGAAATTTGCCACTTCCGCCGGGCTCCGGTATGATGGATGAAAAAACCGAGGAGTCGACTATGAAACCGTACGATTTACCGGAGGCCATGCTTTTTGATCTGGACGGAACTTTGTTTCGTACCGAGACGCTGCTTAAAGAAGTGCATCGCCGCGTCTTCGCAACCTTGCGCGAGGAAGGTTTATACCTAGCGCCTGAGCCGCCTGTCGAGCGTTTGCTAGGCTCGCTAGGCATGCTGCTGGAGCATATCTGGCAGAAGGTCATGCCGGACGGTTCGCAAGCTGCGCAGGACCGCGCCAATGAATTGCTCTTGCAGTATGAGCTGGAGGAGCTGGAGAACGGGCGGGGCGAATTGTACGAAGGGGTGCCGGAGGTGCTGGGCGAGCTGAAGTCGCGCGGCGTGCGGTTGTTCGTGGCCAGCAACGGATTGGAATCCTACGTCAAAGAAGTGCCGAGGCTGAGAGGCATCGGCGATTTGTTCGAGGGCTTCTACAGCGCCGGCGAATACGCCACGCGCTCCAAGGTGGAGCTTGTCCGCCTGCTGCTCGAGCAAAGCGGCGCGAAGTCGGCGTGGATGGTCGGCGACCGTCACTCGGATGTCGAAGCCGGGAAAGGAAACGGCCTGTTCACGGTCGGCTGCGATTATGCCGGCTTCCGGCGCGAGGGCGAGCTGGACGGAGCGGACGTGCGGATCGCGCGCTTTTCCGAGCTGCTGGATTTGGTGCGCGGAGTTGGAATATAAAATTCCGCTCAACTTAAAAGAACCGTCAGGGTGATCTATCCCTGACGGTTCTTTGTTAACGGTTGTTTCCACGTAACGGCACGAATGGGAAGGCAAGGGGGCAGAATCGGGCAATGTGGGCTGTAATCGCCGGTTATAGAGAAAGCAAGGGTTAATTGCAGTGCCGGCAGGAGCCAATGCCTGCTATTTAGGAGGCGAGCGCGAATCGGATCCAGTCCGCGGCGGTGGCCGGATTCAGAAGTTTGCTCCTCCTCCCATGCCGCTTAAACTGCCGATGCCGCCGCTCCCGGCCGTCTCCGCAGGGAAGCTGCCGCTTACCGGCGGCACTCCGCCCGCGGATGCCTGCGGCCTGCCGGCAGCAAAGCCGGCGCCGCTCCCCCCGCCGGTGACGGGACCGCCGGCCGCAGCGCCGCCGCTGCCGCTGCCTGCACCTGCGCTGCCCACGCCCGAGCCGGCCGGCAAGCGGCTTTTGCCGGTGCGCGCGAGCCGCCGCTGGCGGTGAAGCCACACCGCGTACTCGAGCGGCCGCGACAGCGCCGTCCGGTATACGTCTCGCTCGCCCGCCTGGATGAACACCTCGCGCGCGGGCTTCGGATTGACCTCCAAGAGCCAGACGCGGCCCTCACGGTCGATCGCCAGATCGAGCGCAAGCTCGCACAGCGCGCCGTACGTGCGCTCGAGATGCCGCGCCACGCCGATGCCGAGCGTCTCGGCGGTCTTGCGGATCTGGCCGATCCGCTCCTCGCTGCCGATCCATTCGCGCAGCAGTGTATTCATGGGCACGGCTCTGCCGCCGCCATGCAAATTGCTCGTGATGCTGCGGGGCGGACCGACGCGGCCGGCACAGCCGGTCACCGTCCATTCGCCTTCGCCGTTTTTTTGCACGAGCATCCGGTAATCGTGCACTCGCCCGCTCGGCAAACGGATATGCAGTCCCTGCTGCGCGATATACCGGTCGCCGTGCTTATCCCATGACCGCAGCACGGCGGCGAGCTGCTCCTTGGACACACGCCGCGGCGTCACGATTCGCCGGGCGTGATCGCGACCCTGGACGGCGTAGGTGCCGTCCTTCATCCGCTCCACGCGCAGGATGCCGCGGCCGCCCGTGCCGTTGATTGGCTTCACGTACACAAGCGAATGCTTCCGAAGCATCGC from the Cohnella hashimotonis genome contains:
- a CDS encoding spore coat associated protein CotJA: MYDNQWREWHPYVSPDDPCPPVPVKRYIVPPNQYIYFQPSNLPQFPLDEALFRGTLWPALYSPYTSRCNRKGG
- a CDS encoding spore coat protein CotJB; translation: MLEIQKVDFALVELNLFLDTHPADLQALQQFNQLAQLRKQLMASFEQKYGPQMGFGNSFSRYPWQWIDTPWPWQV
- a CDS encoding manganese catalase family protein, with product MWVYEKKLQYPVKVGKCDIRMARYLSEQYGGADGELSAALRYLNQRYTIPDKVIGLLTDIGTEEFAHLEMIATMIYKLTKDASVEQLEAAGLGPHFANHDSALFYENAGGVPWTATYIQAKGDPIADLYEDIAAEEKARATYQWLIDMTDDVDIQDSLKFLREREIIHSLRFREAVEIIKADREQKKIY
- a CDS encoding collagen-like protein, with the protein product MSCPDVKKRCKKKTVTVCPPKKKKKKHHVRVAKKIVCKRCPPPEGRVLLQGLAEAITEIGPQGLAGALGPQGAAGIVGAIGALGPQGIAGALGPQGIAGLVGAIGELGPQGLAGALGPQGAAGIIGAIGALGPQGIAGALGPQGIAGLAGAIGAAGLTGPAGPAGAVGPAGPAGAVGPAGPAGPAGPAGAVGPAGPAGAVGPAGPAGSVLGFADFFALMPPDNAATVAPNTDVSFPQDGPVSGTQITRINASSFNLAAIGTYQVLFQVNVNEAGQLLLTLNGADLAYTVVGRATGTSQIVGMALVQTTVINSVLTVRNPAGNSTALTITPLAGGTRPDSAHLVIMQIA
- a CDS encoding HAD family hydrolase, which encodes MKPYDLPEAMLFDLDGTLFRTETLLKEVHRRVFATLREEGLYLAPEPPVERLLGSLGMLLEHIWQKVMPDGSQAAQDRANELLLQYELEELENGRGELYEGVPEVLGELKSRGVRLFVASNGLESYVKEVPRLRGIGDLFEGFYSAGEYATRSKVELVRLLLEQSGAKSAWMVGDRHSDVEAGKGNGLFTVGCDYAGFRREGELDGADVRIARFSELLDLVRGVGI
- a CDS encoding YheC/YheD family protein, encoding MAAQPTLGILTLYLNERKMLEEKSVYARMTVIGRKLGLSVFVFTPDDVDEAGDRIFAMFYSPDSRSWERKWVRFPQLIYDRCRIQRSPRFQRLLAFRRKYGHLTFLNRPLRNKWTVHRTLGKVAAFEAHLPSTRFYDSPEDVQAMLRKHSLVYVKPINGTGGRGILRVERMKDGTYAVQGRDHARRIVTPRRVSKEQLAAVLRSWDKHGDRYIAQQGLHIRLPSGRVHDYRMLVQKNGEGEWTVTGCAGRVGPPRSITSNLHGGGRAVPMNTLLREWIGSEERIGQIRKTAETLGIGVARHLERTYGALCELALDLAIDREGRVWLLEVNPKPAREVFIQAGERDVYRTALSRPLEYAVWLHRQRRLARTGKSRLPAGSGVGSAGAGSGSGGAAAGGPVTGGGSGAGFAAGRPQASAGGVPPVSGSFPAETAGSGGIGSLSGMGGGANF